Genomic segment of Leptospira perdikensis:
AGAGTTTCTGAAAGTATCAAACTTCTTTCCGAACACATCAATGAGTCAGAAAAAAATAGTAACTTATCAAAAAATTTAACATTTGGTATTTCAAATAAAATTCAAAAAGGTAATAAGGCGATGGAAGAAATGGCGAACGTCATTGAGAACATTGCTGTCAGTTCCGGCAAAATTGAAGGGATGGTCATTGTCATTAAAGAAATTTCGGAACGTGTTAACTTACTAGCACTCAATGCTTCTATCGAAGCGGCACGAGCCGGCGAATATGGAAGTGGTTTTGCTGTTGTTGCCCAAGAAGTATCAAAACTAGCAACTCAAACCTCCAATAGCATCAAAGAAATTGATAATAACGTAAAACGGAATAAAGAAGAAGTAACTCTTAACCGTCAAAAAATTAACGAGACCAACCAGTTATACAAAGAAATCATTGGAGAAGTAAAAGAAATTTTCGAAAAAATTGATTTCATTTCCGAATCGGCAACAAACCAAATTCAAATCAAAGAGAAATTAATTTTCGAATCCGAACAACTTTCACAAATGTTAGCTGAGATCAACGAAAACATTACAGATCAAAATAACTCACAAAAGTTAATTTCTGATGTGGCACAAGCGATGGATTCAAACGTAAAAGCAACATTTTCAGAAGGAGAAAATTTATCTAAATTGTTAGAGAAAATCAAATCTACAACTGATGATATCGGCGGTGTTATTTTATTGTTTAAATAACAAAATCCGAGTCAGTTGATTGTCTACACAACCAATATTTACATCACTGTAAAAAATAGGATTTCCCTAATCCGTTCCGACATTCAAGAACCGTGTTCGCATAACGCAGGTTTTCATTTATTGCATGGATCCTAAAAAAAATAGCATTTTTGTGTTTTTTTATCACTGCTTTAGTTCTTTCACTAAGAGAAGAAACAGAAAACAAACCATCGGGAAATTTATTACAATTATCTCGCTACATCAGTATATTTTCTGATTGCCTATAGTTTTGTTTCATGGTGCCCTTCTTTTTTACGCTTTTTCACCACTAGAATGGATTAAGAAATATGGATTCAAAAGAGCAAAGGTCGGAACCGACTCCCCAAGAGAAAACAAATCCAATTTTAAATTTCCAAAACGTCTTTGAGGCTCTTCCCGAGCTTTATATGCTCTTAGATTTAGACTTTAATATCATCAACATCAGTGATGCCTATGCGAAAGCCACATTGATTGAAAGAGATAAAGTAGTAGGACATAATATTTTTGAAATATTCCCGGACAATCCAAATGATAAAAATGCTGATGGAGTCAAACTACTCAGAGCTTCTTTGATGCAAGTGCTTAACTACAAAGTTTCTAGCACAATGACATTACAAAAATATGATATTTCTAAACCTGATGGAAGTGGATTTGAAGTTAGGTATTGGAGCCCTAGAAACTCTCCAGTGTTAGATAAAGCCGGAAACTTAATTTGTATTGTTCATTGTGCGGAAGATGTTACCGAATTTGTTTATTTAAAACAACAAAAATTAGAACAATCAGAAGTTACTGAAGATATGTCAGAGCGAATCGCAAAGATGGAATCCGAAGTGATTACTCGTGCCAAAGAAGTCATTGAAAAAAATGAAGCTCTATTAAATAGCGAACAAAACTTATCTATCACCTTAAGTTCGATAGGTGATGCTGTACTTGCCACAGATGAATATGGTATCATCAACCGTTTAAATCCAGTAGCAGAAGGGTTAACTGGATGGACTGAAAGTGAAGCAATTGGTCGAAATGTAAACGAAGTATTAAAATTAGTAAATGCAAAAACTGGCATAACCAAAGATATTCCAATATTTGAAGTCCTATCGACCGGGAAAGCAAAGGTAAATAGTCAAGATGGAATTCTAATCCATCGAAATGGAAGAAGGATCAATCTTTCAGATAACTGCGCACCAATAAGAAATAA
This window contains:
- a CDS encoding methyl-accepting chemotaxis protein yields the protein MKFNKTTQYLVLSIGLITTQLATLVYQLYDTSKLSWVITLLQATGLILSLVTVLFAFKQIKSYKKQFLVIKKTITNAINGSLHIEPSLKSKLNKKSEVDSILLSLFELLHIFQDIISLLKDATKGLKASVDNAKLADDSFNSSLISQKDYSQNLDLTVRKMTDNMTNIENASTNNYSTLIRVSESIKLLSEHINESEKNSNLSKNLTFGISNKIQKGNKAMEEMANVIENIAVSSGKIEGMVIVIKEISERVNLLALNASIEAARAGEYGSGFAVVAQEVSKLATQTSNSIKEIDNNVKRNKEEVTLNRQKINETNQLYKEIIGEVKEIFEKIDFISESATNQIQIKEKLIFESEQLSQMLAEINENITDQNNSQKLISDVAQAMDSNVKATFSEGENLSKLLEKIKSTTDDIGGVILLFK